A single region of the Arthrobacter sp. zg-Y820 genome encodes:
- the glsA gene encoding glutaminase A, with amino-acid sequence MMPEKSAIASAVRTAHADHAGDTGGANASYIPYLASVDPSLFGVCVATADGDVFEAGDAGFEFALESISKVCSMALAMEHTGLPEFHDKVGADPTGEPFNSVIALALHGGKPLSPLVNAGAMSTVSLIPAASADERWQKILAMQSAFAGRDILLSDAVNDSEQSTNFHNRAIAWLLYSSGSMYSDPMEACEVYTRQCSTLVTTRDLAVMGATVAARGRNPVTGKQVFDPSLVPPILAEMTMEGLYTSSGDWAYRVGLPGKSGVGGGVLAIMPGTLAIAAFSPPLDPAGNSVRAQKAVASVAAALKLNIYNATDFAP; translated from the coding sequence ATGATGCCGGAAAAGTCAGCCATCGCGTCCGCCGTCCGGACGGCCCATGCGGACCACGCCGGCGACACCGGCGGTGCCAACGCCAGTTACATTCCGTACCTGGCCTCGGTGGATCCCTCGCTGTTCGGCGTGTGCGTGGCAACGGCGGACGGCGACGTGTTCGAGGCGGGGGACGCCGGATTCGAGTTTGCCCTGGAATCGATTTCCAAGGTGTGCTCCATGGCTCTGGCCATGGAGCACACCGGGCTGCCCGAGTTCCATGACAAGGTGGGGGCGGATCCCACCGGTGAACCGTTCAACTCCGTTATTGCGTTAGCCCTGCATGGAGGCAAACCGCTCTCGCCGCTGGTTAACGCCGGTGCCATGTCCACAGTGTCGCTCATCCCGGCGGCCTCCGCAGATGAGCGGTGGCAGAAGATCCTGGCCATGCAAAGTGCCTTTGCCGGCCGGGACATCCTGCTCAGCGACGCCGTCAACGACTCCGAGCAGTCCACCAATTTCCACAACCGGGCGATCGCGTGGCTGCTCTACTCGAGCGGTTCCATGTACTCGGATCCAATGGAAGCGTGTGAGGTCTACACCCGGCAGTGCTCCACCTTGGTGACCACCAGGGACCTGGCCGTCATGGGCGCGACGGTAGCCGCCCGCGGACGCAACCCGGTCACGGGGAAGCAGGTGTTCGACCCGTCCCTGGTTCCGCCGATCCTGGCGGAAATGACCATGGAGGGCCTGTACACCTCTTCGGGAGACTGGGCCTATCGGGTAGGACTGCCGGGCAAGAGCGGCGTGGGCGGCGGCGTCCTGGCGATCATGCCCGGCACCCTCGCCATCGCGGCCTTCTCTCCGCCGCTGGACCCGGCGGGCAACAGCGTCCGGGCGCAGAAAGCGGTGGCCTCAGTGGCGGCGGCGCTGAAGCTGAACATTTACAACGCGACGGATTTTGCGCCATAG
- a CDS encoding IclR family transcriptional regulator C-terminal domain-containing protein: MGAEDGYYVKSVEKTLAVLQSFTPEHPQLSVSAVAAAADLSRASARRFLMTLCDLGYLSCEGPLFALAPRSLDIGSAFLATLSLPSLAEPHLKTLAAELGETTSLCILDGMHVVYVARVAPPRLVHVSVHVGTRFPAWATSMGRVLIAALEPEAREAHLNAVEFQAFTPHSVSTLDELRAEVELAGRRGWARVADELEGGLRGVAVPVSRAGTVVAAANVSLQMHRDPHLSVEESVVPRLKAAAERITADLSIR; the protein is encoded by the coding sequence ATGGGGGCGGAAGACGGATACTACGTAAAGTCGGTGGAGAAAACCCTTGCCGTGCTGCAGTCGTTCACCCCGGAACATCCGCAGCTGAGCGTGAGCGCGGTGGCTGCGGCTGCCGACCTGAGCCGGGCCTCGGCCCGCCGGTTCCTGATGACCCTGTGCGATCTCGGGTATCTCAGCTGCGAGGGGCCGCTCTTTGCGCTGGCTCCGCGGTCCCTGGACATTGGATCGGCTTTCCTGGCCACTCTCTCGCTGCCCTCGCTGGCTGAACCCCACCTCAAGACGCTGGCGGCCGAGCTGGGCGAAACCACCTCCCTGTGCATTTTGGACGGCATGCATGTGGTGTACGTGGCCCGGGTGGCGCCGCCGCGCCTGGTGCATGTTTCGGTGCATGTCGGGACGCGCTTTCCTGCCTGGGCCACGTCCATGGGCCGGGTGCTGATCGCCGCCCTGGAACCCGAGGCACGCGAAGCCCATCTGAACGCCGTGGAATTCCAGGCCTTCACTCCGCACTCAGTGTCGACCCTGGACGAACTCCGGGCCGAAGTGGAGCTGGCCGGCCGGCGCGGCTGGGCCCGGGTCGCCGACGAACTCGAGGGCGGGCTGCGCGGCGTCGCCGTGCCCGTCTCGCGTGCCGGGACCGTCGTGGCAGCCGCCAACGTGTCCCTGCAGATGCACCGGGACCCGCACCTGTCGGTGGAGGAGAGCGTGGTGCCCCGGCTGAAGGCGGCGGCGGAACGGATCACCGCCGACCTCAGCATCCGCTAG